A segment of the Deltaproteobacteria bacterium genome:
CTAAGAGAAGATAGATCGGCGCCGTGGAAGCTCTTCCTCAAGTAGAGCTTGAATTACGCCGCGGACCTGTTCGCGGGTGCGGTTCACGTACAGCGGGTCCGAGACTCGCTCCGGCGCGACGTCGTCGAACCAGATCGGCTCGCCGAAGCGGATCCGCCACTGACTGGGAAGCGGGATCAAGCCGAGCGGTCCGAGAAGCGGGAACGTCGGAGTCACCGGAATCGGGACGCCCAGAAGCCTGCGGAGCAGCCGCGGCTCGAACACGATCGGATAGACCTCTTCCGCCCCGACCACCGCGACCGGAACGATGGCGGCGCGTAGACGCGCGGCCAGCGGCACGAAGCCGCCGCGCGCGAAGCGACGCAGTCGGTAGCGCTCGCGGAACGGCTTGAGCGCGCCCTTCTGCCCTTCCGGGAACGCGATCACCCACTCGTCGGCCAGCAGGAGCCGCTCGGCGTTCTCCGCGCAGGCGCGAACCGCGCCGAGGCGAGCGAGCCGCGACTGTGAGAACGGCAGCGTCGCGAGCCAGTCGGCGACGAGCGGGCGCGGCCGCCGGCCCGTGGGGTGCAGGCGCTCGACGGCGTGCGCGACCATCAGGGCATCCCACGGCAGGATTCCGGCGGTGTTGGCGACGAAGAGCACCCGACCCGTCTCAGGGACGAGGTCGATCCCCGTGACCTGAACACGCCACCAGGAGTCGAAGAGCCAGTCGAGCCAGCCGCGCGCGCGAGACAGAAAGCGCGCGTCGAGCCCGAACTCGTCGACCTCGGCGGAGACGTCCGCTGCGCCCGGGATCGAGACGCGCTCGCGCAGCGC
Coding sequences within it:
- a CDS encoding acyltransferase family protein, giving the protein MRTADPTDARERARLELLEELRASVRALRSELEQRFGIRDAGPPEREPSVEIEAEPGVGSAEAAAGLFEGLGRQLRTRLDGVDVVKLYEALRERVSIPGAADVSAEVDEFGLDARFLSRARGWLDWLFDSWWRVQVTGIDLVPETGRVLFVANTAGILPWDALMVAHAVERLHPTGRRPRPLVADWLATLPFSQSRLARLGAVRACAENAERLLLADEWVIAFPEGQKGALKPFRERYRLRRFARGGFVPLAARLRAAIVPVAVVGAEEVYPIVFEPRLLRRLLGVPIPVTPTFPLLGPLGLIPLPSQWRIRFGEPIWFDDVAPERVSDPLYVNRTREQVRGVIQALLEEELPRRRSIFS